A genomic stretch from Fusibacter sp. A1 includes:
- a CDS encoding sigma-54 dependent transcriptional regulator, giving the protein MDHLTILSDSQVREAWKLFTSKGMIKREVLRDKIMYSWARARLSGVDFNQNDICLTRIDHPMDNLMIDNEIVMKLRKENISCLIIDEQGVIVTSYLCDTTLGKFDRGLIFEENKLGTWSYHLACQSETVEEVIGCEHYLETYHQIADMTLPVAVSDKKLYMLFMVEMVDYTKHFSFQCKEIGACWLNSIRTLKRENTYENSEVEGFSERAEMVIDLTGKIKSVSGNLLSERIVEMNCHHLFEHFSMQPVMSGASQIIYMDHDYAKLKLICMPIVRKKQNFSVVIMGIEAVTSILGLYQGFKPIYSLKDLVGDSKAIQEVIRRIEKHALSDRSLLITGDKGTGKKVAANCIHSLSSRSNKPFLWIDCSKIHHARAKSLLFGSEDGKDIGLLEMASGGTVYLDRANELLQSVQLKLFKVISKDKNINDSFMSTRIIMGVTISKESNDMPLIDQLSDQLKLTTIEMPQFNKRQTDFNQLAKKYLSEVGISEPVMGEQLSLLNMSNISENAHAIRNILNKEVEKQVANHKSTHQISLMAPKIELDLEDQLFNLDEIEMKTIIKALIATDYNMSSAAKLLGVGRTTLYRKIDKYNIMLDEVR; this is encoded by the coding sequence ATGGATCACTTGACAATATTGAGCGACTCACAAGTCAGGGAAGCTTGGAAATTATTCACATCTAAAGGGATGATCAAGCGTGAAGTGCTGCGCGATAAGATAATGTATAGTTGGGCAAGAGCTAGACTGTCTGGTGTGGATTTTAATCAGAATGATATTTGCTTAACAAGGATTGACCACCCTATGGACAATCTGATGATTGACAATGAAATTGTAATGAAATTAAGAAAAGAAAATATATCCTGTCTGATCATTGATGAGCAGGGAGTTATCGTCACTTCGTATTTATGTGATACGACTTTGGGAAAGTTCGATAGAGGCTTGATTTTTGAGGAGAACAAACTTGGAACATGGTCTTACCATCTCGCTTGTCAAAGTGAAACTGTCGAAGAGGTTATCGGATGCGAACACTATCTGGAAACATATCATCAAATTGCAGATATGACACTTCCAGTCGCTGTCAGTGATAAAAAACTATATATGCTTTTTATGGTTGAGATGGTTGACTACACTAAGCATTTCAGTTTTCAATGTAAGGAAATTGGCGCATGCTGGCTTAATTCGATCCGCACTCTCAAAAGGGAGAATACATACGAGAACAGTGAGGTTGAAGGATTTAGTGAGCGAGCGGAGATGGTTATCGATTTGACTGGAAAAATCAAGTCGGTAAGCGGTAATCTTTTAAGTGAAAGAATAGTGGAGATGAATTGCCATCACCTATTCGAACATTTTTCTATGCAACCGGTCATGTCTGGTGCGAGTCAGATCATCTACATGGATCATGACTATGCAAAGCTGAAACTGATCTGCATGCCTATTGTTAGAAAGAAGCAAAATTTTTCAGTAGTCATTATGGGGATTGAAGCGGTAACGTCTATTCTCGGATTATATCAAGGATTTAAACCGATCTACTCTCTAAAAGATCTGGTTGGAGATTCCAAAGCGATACAGGAAGTGATAAGGAGAATAGAGAAACATGCATTAAGCGACCGTTCGCTACTGATTACAGGCGATAAGGGAACTGGAAAAAAGGTGGCGGCAAATTGTATCCATAGTCTGAGCAGTCGTTCCAACAAACCCTTTCTATGGATTGACTGCAGTAAGATACATCATGCTAGAGCTAAAAGCTTATTGTTTGGCAGTGAGGATGGAAAAGACATAGGGTTATTAGAAATGGCTTCTGGAGGAACCGTCTACCTCGATAGGGCGAATGAACTGCTTCAATCGGTACAGCTTAAGCTGTTCAAAGTAATCTCTAAGGATAAAAACATTAACGACTCCTTTATGAGTACAAGAATCATCATGGGAGTTACAATCAGTAAGGAATCGAACGATATGCCTTTGATCGACCAGCTTAGTGATCAGCTGAAACTTACTACAATTGAAATGCCACAGTTTAACAAAAGACAAACCGACTTCAATCAACTGGCAAAAAAATACCTTAGTGAAGTTGGAATTTCCGAACCTGTGATGGGAGAACAGTTGTCCCTGCTCAACATGTCTAACATCAGCGAAAACGCTCATGCCATTAGAAATATTCTAAACAAAGAAGTTGAAAAACAGGTGGCAAATCATAAAAGCACTCATCAAATCTCCTTGATGGCCCCGAAGATCGAACTTGATCTAGAAGATCAGCTCTTCAATTTGGATGAGATTGAGATGAAAACGATCATAAAGGCTCTGATTGCGACAGATTACAACATGTCAAGCGCTGCGAAATTGCTTGGTGTAGGTAGGACGACTCTTTATAGGAAAATTGACAAATACAATATCATGTTGG